The Brassica napus cultivar Da-Ae chromosome C7, Da-Ae, whole genome shotgun sequence genome has a segment encoding these proteins:
- the LOC106418404 gene encoding probable esterase KAI2 isoform X1, with protein sequence MVINQKISSLSAAMNAKIIGSGERSMVLAHGFGGDQSVWDKIIPVLSQTFKVLVFDWLFSGAIKDQTLYDPSKYNSLDPFSDDLIALMEELKFGPVVFVGHSMSGMIGCAASIKRPDLFTNLIPIAASPRYINSEDYRGGFESKDIDTIITSISSNYEAWAVAFTSVVVDSRDSLSVQRFEKCLKKMKPETALALAKIVFGSDERELLDQVSVPCHVIQPRNDVVVPVSVAYFMQEKIKGESTVDIIEDAMGHFPQMTSHIELLGVMKRLLQL encoded by the exons ATGGTGATTAACCAGAAGATATCCAGTCTCTCAGCCGCTATGAACGCCAAGATCATCGGTTCTGGTGAGAGGTCAATGGTATTGGCGCACGGGTTTGGAGGCGACCAGTCGGTTTGGGACAAGATAATACCGGTTCTGTCCCAAACTTTTAAGGTTTTAGTCTTTGACTGGCTTTTCTCTGGAGCCATCAAAGACCAAACTCTATACGATCCTTCAAAGTATAATTCCCTCGACCCCTTCTCTGACGATCTTATTGCTCTTATGGAGGAGTTGAAGTTTGGCCCCGTTGTGTTCGTAGGCCATTCCATGTCGGGCATGATCGGTTGTGCTGCTTCTATTAAAAGGCCCGATTTGTTTACAAATCTTATCCCTATTGCTGCTTCACCCAG GTATATAAACAGTGAGGATTACAGAGGAGGGTTTGAATCAAAAGACATTGACACGATCATCACCAGCATTAGCTCCAACTACGAGGCTTGGGCGGTTGCTTTCACCTCCGTAGTGGTTGACTCAAGAGACTCTTTGTCCGTCCAAAGGTTCGAGAAATGCCTTAAAAAGATGAAGCCCGAGACGGCTCTTGCTTTAGCTAAGATTGTATTTGGCAGCGACGAGAGAGAGCTCTTGGACCAAGTGTCAGTGCCTTGCCACGTCATACAACCAAGAAACGACGTCGTTGTACCTGTCTCCGTCGCTTACTTCATGCAGGAGAAGATCAAAGGGGAATCGACGGTGGACATTATTGAGGACGCGATGGGTCACTTTCCACAAATGACGTCACATATTGAGCTGCTTGGCGTCATGAAGCGCCTCCTCCAGCTTTGA
- the LOC106418404 gene encoding probable esterase KAI2 isoform X2: MVINQKISSLSAAMNAKIIGSGERSMVLAHGFGGDQSVWDKIIPVLSQTFKVLVFDWLFSGAIKDQTLYDPSKYNSLDPFSDDLIALMEELKFGPVVFVGHSMSGMIGCAASIKRPDLFTNLIPIAASPSEDYRGGFESKDIDTIITSISSNYEAWAVAFTSVVVDSRDSLSVQRFEKCLKKMKPETALALAKIVFGSDERELLDQVSVPCHVIQPRNDVVVPVSVAYFMQEKIKGESTVDIIEDAMGHFPQMTSHIELLGVMKRLLQL; this comes from the exons ATGGTGATTAACCAGAAGATATCCAGTCTCTCAGCCGCTATGAACGCCAAGATCATCGGTTCTGGTGAGAGGTCAATGGTATTGGCGCACGGGTTTGGAGGCGACCAGTCGGTTTGGGACAAGATAATACCGGTTCTGTCCCAAACTTTTAAGGTTTTAGTCTTTGACTGGCTTTTCTCTGGAGCCATCAAAGACCAAACTCTATACGATCCTTCAAAGTATAATTCCCTCGACCCCTTCTCTGACGATCTTATTGCTCTTATGGAGGAGTTGAAGTTTGGCCCCGTTGTGTTCGTAGGCCATTCCATGTCGGGCATGATCGGTTGTGCTGCTTCTATTAAAAGGCCCGATTTGTTTACAAATCTTATCCCTATTGCTGCTTCACCCAG TGAGGATTACAGAGGAGGGTTTGAATCAAAAGACATTGACACGATCATCACCAGCATTAGCTCCAACTACGAGGCTTGGGCGGTTGCTTTCACCTCCGTAGTGGTTGACTCAAGAGACTCTTTGTCCGTCCAAAGGTTCGAGAAATGCCTTAAAAAGATGAAGCCCGAGACGGCTCTTGCTTTAGCTAAGATTGTATTTGGCAGCGACGAGAGAGAGCTCTTGGACCAAGTGTCAGTGCCTTGCCACGTCATACAACCAAGAAACGACGTCGTTGTACCTGTCTCCGTCGCTTACTTCATGCAGGAGAAGATCAAAGGGGAATCGACGGTGGACATTATTGAGGACGCGATGGGTCACTTTCCACAAATGACGTCACATATTGAGCTGCTTGGCGTCATGAAGCGCCTCCTCCAGCTTTGA
- the LOC125590444 gene encoding uncharacterized protein LOC125590444 → MAKTRGQVGSRRSKRNQGLEVVDQEDKAPQLKVKKRTAKKTASPKKNLVLTPTRRSSRIKKVAAEDDYIEDVTPPKDDEEVEDVTPPKDDEVQDVTPAQDDEVEDDQAEKSMSEEDKDDEEDVNGKEDEEDGDVNGKENEEDGDLNGKENEEEPANMEDDGVLNEKGNEEEACEEEARDMEEDGTAQDDEIPSTEGVELAGEEVSKKNKRGPTKLRRVAENPNDKIMVTFNDIGEHVGPGSVTLSSFLGPLVREHVPVTLADWRKLDAATKATMWEEIQGRFNLQEEWQKAVIFKQLGNVWRAGKSRLVSQVRVAKTAAERIALKPSNIPSLQLWNTWVKSKTTKSFTETSNKYRAMRRNQIPHTTSRKGMLRLADDMVKE, encoded by the exons ATGGCAAAGACAAGAGGACAAGTTGGTTCTCGTCGGAGTAAACGTAATCAAGGCTTGGAGGTAGTAGATCAAGAGGACAAGGCACCGCAACTAAAAGTGAAGAAAAGAACAGCAAAGAAAACGGCTTCCCCTAAAAAGAATTTAGTTTTAACGCCAACGAGAAGAAGTAGTAGAATCAAGAAAGTGGCTGCTGAAGATGATTACATAGAAGATGTAACACCTCCTAAGGATGATGAGGAGGTAGAAGATGTTACACCTCCTAAGGATGATGAAGTACAAGATGTAACACCTGCTCAGGATGATGAAGTAGAAGATGATCAGGCTGAGAAGTCAATGtctgaagaagataaagacgatgaagaggatgtcaatgggaaagaggatgaagaagatggcgatgtcaatgggaaagagaatgaagaagatggagatctcaatgggaaagagaatgaagaagaaccGGCCAATATGGAAGATGATGGAGTTCTTAATGAGAAAGGGAACGAAGAGGaagcttgcgaagaagaagcTCGCGATATGGAAGAAGATGGCACTGCGCAAGATGATGAGATTCCTAGTACTGAAGGAGTTGAGCTAGCAGGGGaggaagtttcaaaaaaaaataaaagaggacCTACAAAGTTGCGTAGAGTGGCTGAAAATCCCAATGATAAGATTATGGTCACATTCAATGACATTGGTGAGCATGTTGGACCTGGTTCAGTAACCCTATCGTCGTTTCTTGGTCCTCTTGTGAGGGAACATGTTCCGGTTACACTTGCCGATTGGAGAAAACTTGATGCAGCGACTAAAGCAACAATGTGGGAAGAAATTcag GGGAGGTTTAACTTGCAAGAAGAGTGGCAGAAAGCTGTTATTTTCAAGCAGCTGGGAAATGTGTGGAGGGCTGGGAAGTCAAGGCTGGTGTCACAAGTACGTGTGGCGAAGACTGCAGCTGAGAGAATAGCTTTAAAACCGAGCAACATCCCATCCCTTCAACTGTGGAACACTTGGGTTAAGAGTAAGACTACCAAATCTTTCACA GAAACGAGTAACAAGTACAGAGCGATGAGAAGAAATCAGATTCCTCACACCACCAGCCGCAAAGGAATGCTTCGTTTAGCTGATGATATGGTAAAAGAGTAG